In Helicoverpa armigera isolate CAAS_96S chromosome 20, ASM3070526v1, whole genome shotgun sequence, one DNA window encodes the following:
- the LOC110373459 gene encoding gastrula zinc finger protein XlCGF57.1: MPPKRKLGRPPGSKTKRKKTSPKHQKNASVVIKKKEKESSSETDIEYICNICNKKFLTGQELLKHHKNCKAVVPILSDGGVRKAEFSCNECRKKFRFQKSFKKHCLLEHSKLPNSVACDQCDVKCPTKRVLIEHIKKVHDRDIYECPHCKRQFVRRSHVFRHMAQSGCDGHGGASFMCEICESKFSRKDNLMAHIRMQHIIPNAFTCKQCLYSTKNFSKLVNHWHKHHSETPDQYQCHHCSKWTSSRAAMTKHLEIHGEKKYACDVCGYSTYTIEVMRRHVLTHVEDKPYKCTLCGNSYIQRVQLARHLEKHSGNMCLKCGNTFTTRAQLLIHLREHMGLEKLFCPVESCPLVSKEFINEASWQNHLKIHMDDKPHSCDVCGKQFHSVVNLRRHLETHTLDRPRRCMYCVSARAYVRGLQLIRHVRKHHPAVFRGHLAHVRQVLGSNSNILDRVKKSEIESILNLLDVESDRILQGYSGAGVLYGGMQDEDESSSSNNKEEKMKGNSPLMSEEELTENLRKLLAQLIDNETLNLFGWPEESVDVVLEKVIEQCGAKAADRDKWTRVQRLRENSKHLFLYVLEDKNIARMLDTHTIDQIIKHILKQVSDEDTKDVK; the protein is encoded by the exons aTGCCACCTAAACGGAAGTTAGGGCGACCGCCTGGGTCCAAAACGAAAAGGAAAAAGACATCTCCTAAACATCAGAAAAATGCTTCAGTAGtgataaagaagaaagaaaaagagtCATCTTCTGAAACAGATATTGAATATATCTgtaatatttgcaataaaaaattcCTAACTGGTCAGGAACTGTTGAAACATCACAAAAATTGTAAAGCTGTGGTTCCCATATTATCTGATGGTGGTGTCAGGAAG GCAGAGTTCAGTTGTAATGAATGTCGCAAGAAGTTTAGATTccaaaaaagtttcaaaaagcATTGTTTGCTGGAGCACTCCAAGTTACCTAACAGTGTGGCTTGTGATCAATGTGATGTCAAGTGTCCCACTAAGAGAGTTCTGATAGAGCACATCAAGAAGGTTCACGATAGAGACATTTATGAATGTCCACACTGCAAGCGTCAGTTTGTGAGACGCTCACATGTGTTTCGACATATGGCACAGAGTGGATGCGATGGACATGGAGGTGCCTCTTTTATGTGTGAA ATATGTGAGTCAAAATTTTCAAGAAAAGACAATTTAATGGCCCATATAAGAATGCAACATATAATTCCCAATGCTTTCACCTGCAAGCAGTGTTTATACTCTACAAAGAATTTTTCGAAATTGGTTAATCATTGGCACAAACATCATTCAG AAACCCCTGATCAATACCAATGTCACCACTGTAGCAAGTGGACAAGCTCACGAGCAGCGATGACCAAGCATCTTGAGATACATGGCGAGAAGAAGTATGCATGTGATGTG TGCGGCTACAGTACATATACGATCGAGGTGATGCGCCGCCACGTGCTCACCCACGTCGAAGACAAGCCGTACAAGTGCACACTGTGCGGCAACTCGTACATCCAGCGCGTGCAGCTCGCGCGACATCTCGAGAAGCACAGCGGCAACATGTGCCTCAAGTGTGGCAACACCTTCACCACCAGGGCCCA GTTGCTGATTCACCTCAGAGAGCATATGGGACTAGAGAAATTATTCTGTCCGGTTGAAAGTTGTCCATTAGTATCAAAAGAATTCATCAATGAGGCCAGCTGGCAAAACCATTTGAAAATCCACATGGATGACAAGC CGCACAGCTGCGACGTGTGCGGCAAGCAGTTCCACTCGGTGGTGAACCTGCGGCGGCACCTGGAGACGCACACGCTGGACCGGCCGCGGCGCTGCATGTACTGCGTGTCGGCGCGCGCCTACGTGCGCGGCCTGCAGCTCATCCGCCACGTGCGCAAGCACCACCCTGCCGTCTTCCGCGGACACCTCGCGCACGTCAGACAAGTGCTC GGAAGCAATTCGAATATTTTAGACAGAGTGAAGAAGTCTGAAATTGAATCTATATTAAATCTGTTGGACGTGGAGTCTGATCGCATTTTGCAAGGTTATAGTGGAGCCGGCGTTCTGTACGGCGGGATGCAGGACGAAGACGAGAGTAGTTCTAGCAATAATAAAGAGGAGAAAATG aaaGGAAATAGTCCACTTATGTCAGAGGAAGAACTCACTGAGAATTTAAGGAAGCTACTAGCCCAACTAATTGATAATGAAACACTTAATCTGTTTGGGTGGCCCGAAGAGAGTGTAGATGTG gtGTTAGAAAAAGTGATTGAGCAATGCGGTGCGAAGGCCGCTGACCGCGACAAATGGACGCGCGTGCAGCGCTTGCGCGAGAACTCGAAGCATTTGTTCCTGTACGTGCTCGAAGACAAGAACATCGCGCGTATGCTCGACACGCACACCATCGACCAGATCATCAAGCACATCCTCAAGCAAGTCAGCGACGAGGATACTAAGGATGTCAAATAA